The following are from one region of the Paenibacillus sp. KS-LC4 genome:
- a CDS encoding alpha-L-fucosidase, protein MSERIRNAAQIVPSARQVAWQELEFYSFIHFGVNTFTDKEWGLGDEDPAIFNPREFSAKQWVDVCKSAGMKGLILTCKHHDGFCLWPSAYTEYSVKNSTWRGGNGDLVKEVADACREGGLAFGVYLSPWDRHDQRYGSSLYNDYLKNQLRELLTHYGDIFCVWFDGACGEGPNGLKQIYDWDGYYEVIRELQPGAVISVCGPDVRWCGNEAGHTRDSEWSVVPAELQDCEKIQEESQHVDDGEFSKRTNSRDENLGSREAIQGKDKLTWYPAEVNTSIRPGWFYHASEDDKVRNLEELLDIYYKSVGGNSTFLLNLPPDQRGLIHENDAKRMAELGQKIKSTFQHNLAANANASATEALDENHDANRILDGDKNTYWCPKEGTEHAVIEIDLIAEQAFDRIVLKEHIQSGQRIEKLRMEYLHNGSWEQFSECTIVGYKRILKFPAITARHIRLTIEQSRWCPTISTLEVYLSSH, encoded by the coding sequence ATGAGTGAACGAATCAGAAATGCTGCACAAATCGTACCGTCTGCACGGCAGGTGGCATGGCAGGAGCTGGAGTTCTATTCCTTTATCCACTTCGGCGTCAACACATTTACGGATAAGGAATGGGGGCTCGGTGACGAGGACCCGGCCATTTTTAACCCGAGGGAATTTAGCGCAAAGCAATGGGTGGATGTCTGCAAATCAGCGGGAATGAAGGGCTTGATCTTGACCTGCAAGCATCATGACGGATTCTGCCTTTGGCCAAGCGCGTATACGGAATATTCGGTTAAGAACAGTACATGGCGCGGCGGGAATGGCGATCTTGTAAAGGAGGTAGCGGATGCTTGCCGTGAAGGCGGGCTTGCATTCGGAGTGTATTTATCCCCTTGGGATCGTCACGATCAACGTTACGGCTCCTCTCTATACAACGACTATTTGAAAAATCAGCTGCGCGAGCTGCTGACCCATTACGGAGACATCTTCTGTGTATGGTTTGACGGAGCCTGTGGCGAGGGACCTAATGGATTAAAACAAATTTACGATTGGGATGGCTATTACGAGGTGATTCGGGAATTGCAGCCAGGCGCAGTAATATCCGTATGCGGACCTGATGTTCGTTGGTGCGGCAATGAGGCAGGCCATACTCGCGATTCCGAGTGGAGTGTCGTTCCAGCAGAGCTTCAGGATTGCGAGAAAATTCAGGAGGAGTCGCAGCATGTAGACGACGGCGAGTTTTCCAAGCGAACGAACTCAAGAGACGAGAATTTGGGCAGCAGAGAAGCCATCCAAGGGAAAGATAAGCTCACTTGGTATCCGGCTGAAGTAAATACCTCGATTCGACCAGGCTGGTTCTACCATGCCTCTGAGGATGACAAGGTTAGAAATCTGGAGGAGCTCTTGGATATCTACTATAAATCGGTTGGTGGAAATTCGACCTTTCTTCTGAACCTTCCTCCCGATCAGCGCGGACTCATTCATGAGAACGATGCCAAGCGAATGGCTGAGCTTGGACAAAAAATCAAGTCCACCTTCCAGCATAATCTTGCCGCGAATGCAAATGCCTCGGCGACGGAAGCATTGGACGAGAACCACGATGCCAATCGTATTTTAGATGGTGACAAAAATACGTATTGGTGTCCAAAAGAAGGCACTGAGCATGCCGTGATCGAAATCGATTTGATTGCCGAGCAAGCATTTGACAGAATCGTGCTCAAAGAGCATATTCAATCCGGTCAACGCATCGAAAAGCTCCGTATGGAGTACCTGCATAACGGTTCTTGGGAGCAATTCAGTGAATGCACGATTGTTGGATACAAACGCATACTTAAATTTCCAGCAATAACAGCAAGACACATCCGCCTGACTATTGAACAATCACGCTGGTGCCCTACCATTTCCACACTGGAGGTTTATCTCAGCTCGCACTGA
- a CDS encoding beta-galactosidase: protein MLFAGTNYHPHDWPRERWKHDIEMMKKASFNIVRLGHLCWDSYEPSEGNFTFEWFDEVMDLFHEAGIKVVLDIATRPAPTWLHKKYPEIDLTDTNGIRLEAQTRYMEDIGHPAFQEYAYRFAEKLVCHYRNHPALYAFGLCNELGSGSPSYSSAARDRFEAWLKEKYKTIDSLNQAWTTHRWSRKLNSFHDVVLPISGHIQGAPERVIDMWRFYSDETLAFMHGLSLLVKRLAPHARESTNHWSENPGYGFDYMKQYQDIIDLPGIGFYPGTNPEDRRALTAACFFMDHRIGELDKPIWCLEFQTGDFGGYGSPRNAMRMYAYLSLVYRGQAVCAWTWRTMLGGEEQYVFGLVDHDGTPGWKYDEFKQIAEEFNLLKELGLPRRTKPEIAIAYSYESLKVMAGNRSYYKMEYTEQVLQAYETLMLANLDCNIVNLRQLKNNYKILIVPGHAVMDKASAAAIRSFVEGGGTVVMTAYSAKVNEHSRAFDTPLPGELSDVFGIRSGAFSRTRSHTPIENAGGLEKTELRLEREKPIISLGGRELQPDIDYYEILEAHTAETVATFTNTWDKSPAVTRNKYGKGEAIYVAIPANTSLLTALLDPLYSALGIQKGPSTPTGIIARELDNGSVIYVNTTGTEQTIELDRPASGFLTGRNFERSLTLSSYDVELLMYESTIKGEHTNE, encoded by the coding sequence TTGTTATTTGCAGGAACGAATTACCATCCACACGATTGGCCTCGCGAGCGATGGAAGCATGATATTGAAATGATGAAGAAGGCCTCCTTCAATATTGTCCGACTGGGGCATCTTTGCTGGGACAGCTATGAGCCGTCTGAGGGGAACTTTACATTTGAGTGGTTCGATGAAGTAATGGACCTTTTCCACGAGGCTGGCATAAAGGTTGTTCTTGATATCGCCACCCGTCCAGCTCCCACATGGCTGCACAAAAAATATCCCGAGATCGACCTCACAGATACAAACGGCATTCGTTTAGAAGCGCAAACACGATATATGGAAGATATCGGCCATCCAGCTTTTCAAGAATATGCGTACAGATTCGCAGAAAAACTAGTTTGCCACTATCGAAACCATCCCGCTCTTTACGCCTTTGGTTTGTGCAATGAGCTTGGCTCAGGCTCGCCTTCCTATTCCAGTGCTGCCAGAGACCGCTTTGAAGCTTGGCTTAAGGAGAAATATAAAACGATAGACAGCTTGAATCAAGCATGGACGACGCATCGCTGGTCCAGAAAGCTTAACAGCTTTCACGATGTCGTGCTGCCGATTTCGGGTCATATACAAGGGGCTCCGGAACGGGTAATCGACATGTGGCGTTTTTACTCCGATGAAACTTTGGCGTTTATGCATGGCTTAAGCCTTCTCGTCAAACGCTTGGCCCCACATGCCAGGGAATCGACCAACCATTGGTCTGAAAATCCCGGATACGGTTTCGATTATATGAAGCAGTATCAAGATATAATCGACCTGCCTGGAATCGGTTTTTATCCGGGCACTAATCCAGAAGACAGAAGAGCTTTGACAGCCGCTTGTTTCTTTATGGATCATCGCATTGGGGAGCTTGATAAACCGATATGGTGCCTCGAATTCCAAACCGGTGACTTTGGAGGCTACGGTTCGCCGCGCAATGCCATGAGAATGTACGCCTATCTCTCTTTAGTATATAGGGGTCAAGCGGTCTGTGCGTGGACCTGGCGGACCATGCTGGGCGGCGAGGAGCAGTATGTATTCGGTCTAGTGGACCATGACGGAACTCCAGGCTGGAAATATGACGAGTTCAAGCAAATCGCTGAGGAATTTAACCTTTTGAAGGAGCTAGGCCTTCCTAGAAGAACCAAGCCGGAAATCGCTATTGCTTATTCCTACGAAAGCTTGAAGGTGATGGCGGGCAATCGCAGCTATTATAAAATGGAGTATACCGAGCAAGTATTGCAAGCCTATGAGACACTCATGCTCGCTAATCTTGACTGCAATATTGTGAATTTGCGCCAGCTGAAGAACAATTATAAGATTTTGATCGTGCCCGGACATGCCGTGATGGATAAAGCATCGGCAGCAGCCATTCGATCCTTCGTTGAAGGCGGTGGAACTGTTGTAATGACAGCATATTCAGCGAAGGTCAATGAGCACAGCCGCGCATTTGACACACCGCTTCCGGGAGAGCTTAGCGATGTATTTGGCATTCGCAGCGGAGCATTCTCAAGAACCAGAAGTCATACGCCTATTGAAAATGCTGGCGGACTGGAGAAGACGGAGCTTCGCTTGGAGCGTGAGAAGCCAATTATTTCACTCGGAGGGCGTGAGCTGCAGCCTGATATCGACTATTATGAAATCCTTGAGGCTCATACGGCCGAGACTGTAGCAACTTTTACCAATACATGGGATAAGTCGCCCGCAGTGACACGGAACAAATACGGCAAGGGAGAAGCCATCTATGTCGCCATTCCAGCCAATACGAGCTTACTTACAGCACTTCTCGACCCCTTGTATTCAGCGCTTGGCATACAGAAAGGACCGTCTACTCCGACAGGAATTATTGCACGCGAACTGGACAACGGCTCCGTTATCTATGTGAACACCACCGGCACTGAGCAAACGATAGAGCTCGATAGGCCAGCCTCTGGCTTCCTTACTGGCAGAAACTTCGAGCGCTCACTGACTCTCAGCAGCTATGACGTAGAACTACTGATGTATGAATCGACAATCAAAGGAGAGCATACCAATGAGTGA
- a CDS encoding extracellular solute-binding protein yields the protein MRKRFVKQASIALVAGLTLLTAVGCSQSSNSENNAQGETENAGQQEATITLGRVVGSDNKFKNGESIENNVHTKWAKEKFGINFKVDWTVGTGEAYSTRLRLLLNSNDKLPDVFTLSDPTLENQVVDSGKVMDIDEAFEKYASPRIKELYAQYPEIWNTVSYDGKHYGLPTFNAGSSFSVMWIRQDWLDKLGLQAPKTIEDMETVMDAFVNQDPDGNGQKDTIGLSLSLKKGVTAVKDTYMVSSDFLFGQAAIPTYWTEAADGSLQYGSVQPTVKEGLTKLSEWMSKGYLDKDAGVMDEAKAAESFVQGKSGMVFGPTWMATYPFNSDMKFDYKPVPIPAGIDGKMGFGSEPQSSVRFYFNKDFKYMEAFFNYLDAIMGPGFYDPDSEFANGWAEGYDYILKDGEPVYDQDQIPGGWIDVKKYSIYGNDIQTPKKELEVMAKLGQGIAPETPYEKYFSARPKKWAEAAAVLQTYLDDAAVFDRYTGPPTATMAQKGELLRKMENEAFLKIIYGNESPDSFDDFVSKWKSSGGDDMTKEVNEWYQAVSK from the coding sequence ATGAGAAAAAGATTTGTGAAGCAAGCGTCCATTGCGCTTGTAGCCGGATTAACGCTTTTGACTGCTGTTGGCTGCAGCCAATCATCCAATTCAGAGAACAATGCACAAGGGGAAACAGAGAATGCAGGTCAACAAGAGGCTACGATTACATTAGGTCGTGTTGTAGGCTCCGATAACAAATTTAAAAATGGAGAGAGCATAGAAAACAATGTTCACACCAAGTGGGCTAAAGAGAAGTTCGGCATTAACTTTAAGGTGGATTGGACCGTCGGAACCGGCGAGGCCTATTCCACAAGACTCCGTCTTTTGTTGAACTCCAACGATAAGCTGCCGGATGTTTTCACTTTGAGTGATCCGACGCTTGAGAATCAGGTGGTCGATTCCGGCAAAGTCATGGATATTGATGAAGCCTTCGAAAAATATGCTTCGCCGCGAATCAAGGAGCTGTACGCTCAATACCCTGAAATCTGGAATACAGTAAGCTACGATGGCAAGCATTATGGTCTTCCTACCTTCAATGCTGGCAGTTCCTTCAGCGTCATGTGGATACGTCAGGATTGGCTGGATAAATTAGGGCTGCAGGCTCCTAAAACCATTGAAGATATGGAAACCGTCATGGATGCGTTTGTTAATCAAGATCCTGATGGCAACGGGCAAAAGGATACCATCGGATTGTCTCTTTCCCTTAAAAAAGGCGTTACAGCCGTGAAGGATACGTATATGGTTTCCAGTGATTTCTTATTTGGACAAGCAGCTATCCCTACCTACTGGACGGAGGCGGCAGACGGATCGCTACAGTACGGGTCCGTGCAGCCAACGGTGAAGGAGGGGCTGACCAAGCTTAGCGAGTGGATGAGCAAAGGCTATCTGGATAAAGATGCAGGGGTTATGGATGAAGCCAAGGCAGCGGAGAGCTTTGTGCAGGGCAAATCCGGCATGGTGTTTGGACCTACATGGATGGCGACTTATCCGTTCAACTCCGATATGAAATTTGATTATAAGCCGGTACCGATACCAGCAGGTATTGACGGGAAGATGGGATTCGGCAGCGAGCCGCAATCCTCAGTCAGATTTTATTTCAACAAGGACTTTAAGTATATGGAAGCATTTTTCAATTATTTGGACGCTATTATGGGGCCAGGCTTCTATGATCCTGATTCGGAATTCGCCAACGGCTGGGCGGAGGGCTACGATTATATCCTGAAAGATGGAGAGCCTGTCTATGATCAGGATCAAATTCCGGGTGGATGGATCGATGTGAAAAAATATTCGATTTACGGAAACGATATCCAAACGCCAAAAAAAGAGCTTGAGGTCATGGCCAAGCTAGGTCAGGGAATCGCGCCAGAAACGCCTTATGAGAAGTATTTCTCAGCCAGACCGAAGAAATGGGCGGAAGCTGCTGCAGTATTGCAAACGTATCTCGACGATGCCGCTGTTTTTGATCGGTATACCGGACCACCAACAGCTACGATGGCTCAAAAAGGCGAATTGCTTCGCAAAATGGAAAACGAAGCCTTCCTGAAGATTATTTACGGGAACGAATCCCCAGACTCCTTCGATGATTTTGTTAGTAAGTGGAAATCCTCCGGCGGCGACGATATGACCAAAGAAGTAAACGAGTGGTATCAAGCGGTCAGCAAATAG
- a CDS encoding ABC transporter permease subunit — protein sequence MMEWKKRRMKVFRQLPLHLLILPSVICLLVFNYAPMAGLLMAFQDYKPRLGLLNSPWVGLEHFQYMFTYPDSIQVIYNTLLIASLKIAANTVVPIVFALLLNEVRVVMFKRFVQTFVYLPHFLSWVILGGILTDILGNKGIVNHLLSLLGADPVFFLGDGTWFRITVVISDVWKEFGFSTIIYLAAMSGINMSLYEAAEMDGASRFKQTFYVTLPSLVPVILVVGTLSLGNILNAGFDQIFNLYNPLVYREGDIIDTFVYRVGLMNGSFSFATAVGLFKSAVSFVLIVAAYRLAYRFGNYRIF from the coding sequence ATGATGGAATGGAAGAAGAGGAGGATGAAGGTTTTTCGCCAGCTTCCTCTTCATTTGCTCATACTGCCATCTGTAATCTGCTTGCTGGTATTTAATTACGCGCCAATGGCTGGACTACTGATGGCTTTTCAGGACTATAAGCCTCGTCTGGGTCTTCTGAATTCGCCATGGGTTGGCTTAGAGCATTTTCAGTATATGTTTACGTATCCCGACAGCATACAAGTGATTTATAACACGCTATTAATCGCTTCGCTTAAAATTGCAGCGAACACTGTGGTGCCTATCGTGTTTGCCTTGCTTCTGAATGAAGTTCGCGTCGTGATGTTCAAAAGGTTTGTACAGACGTTCGTTTACCTTCCTCATTTCTTGTCTTGGGTAATATTAGGCGGCATCTTGACGGATATCTTAGGCAATAAAGGGATTGTGAATCATCTATTATCCCTGCTGGGAGCCGATCCTGTATTCTTTCTCGGTGACGGCACCTGGTTTCGAATCACGGTCGTGATCAGCGATGTATGGAAGGAATTCGGCTTTTCCACGATTATTTATTTGGCGGCCATGAGCGGCATTAATATGTCATTATACGAAGCAGCAGAAATGGATGGAGCAAGCCGCTTCAAGCAAACCTTCTACGTTACCTTGCCATCGCTTGTGCCTGTGATATTGGTTGTAGGAACGTTGTCGCTAGGCAATATCCTTAACGCTGGCTTCGACCAAATCTTCAACCTGTACAACCCGCTCGTTTACCGTGAAGGAGATATTATTGATACCTTTGTTTACAGAGTAGGTCTTATGAATGGATCGTTCAGCTTCGCGACAGCCGTCGGCTTGTTCAAATCGGCAGTGAGCTTTGTCCTGATCGTTGCTGCGTACCGACTTGCCTACCGATTTGGCAATTATCGTATTTTTTAA
- a CDS encoding carbohydrate ABC transporter permease, with translation MYRDTIAYRWFTVSNTLLLTVISVLCILPLVHVAAVSLSSSSAATASQVYFWPVGFTGEAYLRTLSNPLFLRSLILSVERTISGTLLSMALTVTAAYTLSRSFYGRGFYSWFFVFTMLFNGGLIPSYLVVTQLHLTNTLGALILPAAVNVFNTILMMQFFRAIPKELEEAALIDGAGYMRSLTAIYVPLSLPSLATLSLFSMVWHWNSWFDGLIYMTDYRQYPLATFLQTIIQSGDMRNTNIDPGQLQILSERTVRSAQILIGALPILLVYPFLQRFFVQGLTMGAVKE, from the coding sequence ATGTATCGAGACACAATTGCTTATCGCTGGTTTACTGTATCCAATACATTGCTTCTGACAGTGATATCCGTTTTATGTATTTTGCCGCTGGTTCATGTTGCCGCTGTGTCTTTAAGCTCAAGCTCGGCTGCAACGGCCAGCCAGGTGTATTTTTGGCCAGTTGGATTTACGGGTGAAGCTTACTTGAGGACGCTGTCGAATCCTTTATTTTTGCGTTCCCTTATCCTATCGGTGGAAAGAACAATCAGCGGCACCTTGTTGTCCATGGCATTGACCGTTACAGCGGCTTATACGCTGTCGCGTTCCTTTTACGGCAGAGGATTTTATTCGTGGTTTTTCGTATTTACAATGCTGTTTAACGGCGGCTTGATTCCGAGTTATCTGGTAGTCACTCAGCTGCATTTGACTAATACGCTAGGAGCGCTTATCCTTCCGGCAGCCGTCAACGTGTTTAATACGATTCTTATGATGCAATTTTTCCGAGCTATTCCGAAGGAGCTTGAAGAAGCGGCTTTAATAGATGGAGCGGGTTATATGAGATCGCTGACAGCTATTTATGTGCCTCTATCGCTTCCTTCTTTAGCTACCTTATCGTTGTTTTCGATGGTATGGCACTGGAATTCATGGTTTGACGGATTGATTTATATGACCGATTACCGGCAATACCCGCTTGCTACATTTTTACAGACGATCATTCAAAGCGGAGACATGCGCAATACGAATATAGATCCCGGGCAGCTGCAGATTCTATCGGAAAGAACTGTGCGATCTGCCCAAATATTGATTGGAGCGCTTCCGATCCTGCTAGTCTATCCCTTTCTGCAAAGGTTTTTCGTTCAAGGGTTGACGATGGGAGCCGTTAAGGAATAG
- a CDS encoding sensor histidine kinase yields the protein MINKERSLFSKLVGSLILFLLPVFILSIYSNRVNENAMTEQIKQSSISRLSTLATQLDNTILQLEVFTNILIRDPNVIEFQDLSLVTSSYYEQINRKKIIQDKLYLQSASTEWINDVTVYSPQTGQTISTVNGTSFDPERLQRLSKENWNFILNDEQTNKLGKVTHLTVEPYEAGGGISKANSIIEISFDMSNVIHMLDKFKSQGSGEALFYKSSDTFLATSSFPSYLLSEAVSALKQRQLADEGGITLNINGISYLLTYSNVQALDGYVVSVVPLSEILTPLRMTNRFAYLVYGLLLIVGIAVSWLLYRNVQVPLRALVKGVQQIKMGQYKTRIPLQVNNEFRLIISRFNDMADQIQQLIENVLEQQLHTREAELKQLQSQINPHFLYNSLTYVISMTKLNRKDAVLEMAYHLSDYYRYTTRVENQLVKLEDELKNAADYLSIHRMRMSRIRYGIDVLSGMMTLIVPRLILQPIVENALIHGVEALEDVGVITITGRCTGNEYSLIVEDNGGSMNFERLQDLRKLLTSRHGEGAESCGLLNVHRRLQLRYGADSGLKLSINAASGLRVELHWRGEAVDDEAVDCR from the coding sequence ATGATTAACAAGGAACGCAGTCTCTTTTCCAAACTAGTCGGCTCGCTTATATTATTTTTGCTGCCAGTATTCATTTTGTCCATATATTCCAATAGAGTCAACGAGAATGCGATGACTGAACAAATTAAACAGTCAAGCATCAGCAGGCTATCTACCTTAGCCACGCAATTGGACAATACTATTCTTCAATTGGAGGTATTCACCAATATTCTGATTCGTGATCCGAACGTCATTGAATTTCAAGATTTGTCTTTGGTGACCTCCAGCTATTATGAACAAATTAATCGAAAAAAAATTATTCAGGATAAGCTATATTTGCAAAGTGCATCGACCGAATGGATTAACGATGTAACCGTTTATTCCCCGCAAACCGGACAAACGATATCGACAGTAAACGGAACCTCGTTTGATCCGGAGCGGCTGCAGAGGCTAAGCAAGGAAAATTGGAATTTTATTTTGAACGATGAACAGACAAACAAACTGGGAAAGGTGACCCATCTGACCGTTGAACCTTACGAGGCAGGCGGCGGTATCTCCAAAGCCAATTCCATCATTGAAATAAGCTTTGACATGAGCAACGTAATTCATATGCTGGACAAGTTTAAGTCGCAAGGGAGCGGCGAAGCCTTATTTTATAAGTCTAGTGATACATTTTTAGCAACAAGCTCGTTCCCTTCCTATCTCCTTAGTGAAGCTGTGTCGGCTTTAAAACAAAGACAGCTGGCAGATGAGGGAGGCATTACCTTAAATATAAACGGGATTTCATATCTGCTTACTTATTCGAATGTACAAGCGCTCGATGGTTATGTAGTCAGCGTAGTGCCTTTATCCGAGATTTTAACTCCATTGCGAATGACCAATCGCTTCGCCTATCTTGTCTATGGATTGCTGCTCATCGTCGGCATTGCAGTATCCTGGTTGCTGTACCGAAATGTTCAGGTACCCTTGCGGGCACTTGTAAAAGGAGTGCAGCAAATTAAAATGGGACAATACAAGACAAGAATTCCGCTTCAGGTAAACAACGAATTTCGGCTCATTATTTCCAGATTCAATGATATGGCTGATCAAATTCAGCAGCTCATCGAGAATGTGCTGGAGCAGCAGCTGCATACGCGCGAAGCAGAGCTCAAGCAGCTGCAATCGCAAATCAATCCGCATTTCTTGTATAACAGCTTGACCTATGTCATCAGCATGACCAAGCTGAACAGGAAAGACGCGGTTCTTGAGATGGCCTATCACCTGTCAGATTATTATCGCTACACGACTCGGGTGGAGAATCAATTGGTTAAGCTGGAGGACGAGTTGAAGAACGCGGCTGATTATCTTAGTATTCATCGCATGAGGATGAGTCGTATTCGTTATGGAATTGATGTGCTGAGCGGCATGATGACCCTTATAGTGCCCAGACTAATTTTGCAGCCGATTGTGGAGAACGCTTTGATTCATGGGGTTGAAGCTTTGGAGGATGTTGGAGTTATAACGATTACGGGGAGATGCACAGGCAACGAATATTCATTAATTGTAGAAGACAATGGTGGCTCCATGAACTTCGAGCGGCTGCAAGACCTTCGTAAGCTATTGACAAGCCGGCACGGAGAAGGGGCGGAAAGCTGCGGTCTTCTGAATGTGCATCGGCGGCTCCAGCTCCGTTATGGAGCCGATTCCGGCTTGAAGCTTTCGATTAACGCTGCATCCGGACTGCGGGTAGAGCTGCATTGGAGAGGGGAGGCGGTTGACGATGAAGCTGTTGATTGTAGATGA
- a CDS encoding response regulator has protein sequence MKLLIVDDEEHLVESMTASISWAEAGITTVLSAYSGKQALEVMDKNPVDIVVTDVRMPGMNGIELIKAIKGKWPQTECMLLTGHAEFEFARQGVKHKASHYLLKPVKDVELIAAVKDAVHTVLMEREKMMAFVQSQAMVYRNLPILRSNLLNNLIQGRLWQERKLNEQLLLYNVQIGIGDTMSLILIRIEDNDKRYGLSDMSIMGYAVTNIVEELLSGTYKSWSCEDLYGHILFIVNHGAGSLEDHYLEQIADEMRRIVNQLLHLTISVILSPVGTFPADVEELYQRCVATVRSQIGYDNDFVVRLGKENTKPMSHIVASLYSPPLFPHLLEAGNWVAAREKLEEVLREWKVKYSGSNEHLFEIYYSLKSAFTYFVHKSGRLLADYPLHASAEIKSVGELEYWATSMLDTLHNEMNTELSASRHSVVAQIHQFVQEHLSEDVSLQAIADHVYMHPTHVSKVFKRETGENISDYLLRLRMEKAVFLLKDSRFKIYEVANRLGYKNPPYFIKVFKEHFGVTPQEFRE, from the coding sequence ATGAAGCTGTTGATTGTAGATGATGAAGAGCATTTGGTCGAAAGCATGACAGCTAGCATATCCTGGGCAGAGGCTGGCATTACAACCGTGCTTTCCGCGTACTCCGGCAAACAGGCTCTTGAAGTGATGGACAAGAATCCCGTAGACATTGTGGTAACCGATGTTCGTATGCCAGGTATGAATGGGATTGAGCTGATCAAAGCGATTAAGGGAAAATGGCCTCAAACGGAGTGTATGCTGCTTACCGGGCATGCGGAGTTTGAATTTGCCCGGCAAGGAGTGAAGCATAAGGCGTCTCATTATTTGCTCAAGCCGGTGAAGGACGTTGAGCTGATCGCTGCCGTTAAAGATGCGGTCCATACCGTGCTTATGGAACGAGAGAAAATGATGGCATTTGTGCAATCGCAAGCTATGGTTTATCGAAATTTGCCTATTTTACGTTCCAATTTATTGAACAATCTGATTCAAGGGCGATTGTGGCAAGAGCGGAAGCTGAATGAACAATTGCTCTTATATAATGTTCAGATCGGGATCGGAGATACGATGTCGCTGATTCTTATTCGTATAGAGGATAATGATAAGCGGTATGGTCTATCGGATATGTCCATTATGGGGTATGCAGTTACTAATATCGTCGAGGAATTGCTGTCCGGCACCTATAAAAGCTGGAGCTGCGAGGATTTGTACGGCCATATCCTGTTCATTGTAAATCACGGAGCAGGGAGCTTGGAGGATCATTATTTGGAACAGATTGCAGACGAAATGCGGCGAATTGTCAATCAGCTGCTGCATTTAACCATTTCGGTTATTTTGTCGCCTGTGGGAACTTTTCCAGCCGATGTGGAGGAGCTTTATCAGCGCTGCGTCGCCACGGTTCGTTCGCAAATCGGTTATGACAATGACTTCGTCGTCCGTCTTGGCAAGGAAAATACGAAGCCCATGTCTCATATTGTCGCTTCACTATACTCGCCGCCGCTATTCCCGCATTTGCTTGAGGCGGGAAACTGGGTGGCTGCAAGAGAGAAGCTGGAGGAAGTGCTGCGTGAATGGAAGGTGAAATACAGCGGTTCAAACGAACATTTATTTGAAATATATTACTCGTTAAAATCAGCGTTTACTTACTTTGTGCATAAGAGCGGAAGGCTGCTTGCTGATTACCCCTTGCATGCATCGGCGGAGATCAAGAGTGTTGGCGAGCTTGAGTATTGGGCCACGAGCATGCTGGATACGCTGCACAATGAAATGAATACGGAACTGTCTGCATCCCGCCATTCAGTCGTGGCTCAAATTCATCAATTTGTACAAGAGCATCTATCTGAGGACGTTTCGCTTCAGGCAATCGCCGATCACGTCTATATGCATCCAACCCATGTTTCCAAAGTGTTCAAGAGAGAAACAGGTGAGAACATATCAGACTACCTGCTGCGATTGCGGATGGAAAAGGCCGTATTTTTGTTAAAGGACAGCAGATTTAAAATATACGAAGTTGCGAACCGTTTGGGATATAAAAATCCGCCCTATTTTATCAAGGTTTTTAAGGAGCATTTTGGCGTTACACCGCAAGAATTCAGAGAGTGA